One stretch of Limnohabitans sp. DNA includes these proteins:
- a CDS encoding CusA/CzcA family heavy metal efflux RND transporter: MLKSLIRAALSQRLLVLVVAIVLLGFGGRAAMRLSVDAFPDVTNVQVQVATEVPGRSPEEVERFVTMPLEVAMTGLPGLTEMRALNRAGLSLVTLVFTDKTDVYFARQLVMERLLEVTPRMPEGVVPVLGPVSTGLGEVYQYTLVHPDDGDRQLSDSELMERRVIQDWVLRPMLRSIPGVAEINSMGGLERQFQVLVNPDRLRHYRLSLREVLESIERNNANSGGGLLRSSAEQYLIRGVGLIQTADDIGNIILKESGDVPVFVRDVAQVQIGAAVRQGAIVRNGETEAVAGIVMMLRGANAKEVVGRVKTKVNEINQKGMLPGGLQIEAFYDRTELVDSALWMVTKVLLEGIVFIIIILLLFLGDVRSSLVVVATIVITPLVTFMMMNHLGLSANLMSLGGLAIAIGLMVDGTVVVVENVFHKLGQAGSSRESRLRTILEATSEIAKPTVYGMSIIILVFLPLMTLTGMEGKMFAPLALTIAIALAVSLVVSLFLSPVLCSYVLRGGSDHDTKPIAFLKRHYLTVLHVALGAEKKTIAIAVVLLVGSLSLFPLLGKSFIPTMKEGNIVPQLIRVPSIALDESLKVEFEAMKIVSQVPGVKSVVAKLGRGESLADPVGPNESDPIVVIDREAGRTQTEIEEDIRKALAVLPGVQVIMNQPIAQRVDEMVTGVRSQLAIKVFGDDLAELKRISEEVARITSTVPGAIDLRVERLSGQQTLTIEIDRQSIARYGINVSDVNDLIETAFGGNEVGQLYEGQRRFAIVVRYPSEYRNSIQAIRNTTLKTSDGTLVPLSAVASIELLDSPPTISREFGKRRVVVGANVSGRDLGGFVQEVQRRVDAELTLPDGYYLSWGGQFENMERAMATLTVIVPLTIAAIFFLLFMLFNSVRLASLIILVLPFASIGGVIALFVSGEYISVPASVGFIALWGIAVLNGVVLVSSIRKLREDGMAVAAAVREGCVQRFRPVLMTATVAMLALVPFLFATGPGSEVQRPLAVVVIGGLISSTLLTLVVLPALYRWFDDVPQEA; the protein is encoded by the coding sequence ATGCTGAAGTCATTGATCCGTGCCGCTTTGTCCCAGCGCTTGCTGGTGCTGGTGGTAGCGATTGTTTTGCTGGGATTTGGCGGTCGGGCGGCCATGCGCCTGTCTGTCGATGCGTTTCCCGATGTGACCAACGTGCAGGTCCAGGTGGCCACCGAGGTGCCTGGCCGCTCTCCGGAAGAGGTGGAACGTTTTGTCACCATGCCCCTCGAAGTGGCCATGACCGGATTGCCGGGCCTGACCGAGATGCGAGCCCTCAATCGTGCAGGTTTGTCCTTGGTGACCTTGGTCTTCACTGACAAAACCGACGTTTACTTTGCGCGCCAATTGGTGATGGAGCGCTTGCTCGAAGTCACCCCGCGCATGCCCGAGGGGGTGGTGCCGGTTTTGGGCCCGGTGTCCACCGGCTTGGGCGAGGTTTACCAATACACCTTGGTACACCCGGATGATGGCGACCGCCAACTCTCCGACAGCGAACTGATGGAGCGCCGCGTCATCCAGGATTGGGTGCTGCGCCCCATGTTGCGCTCGATCCCGGGTGTGGCCGAGATCAACTCGATGGGCGGCCTGGAGCGCCAATTCCAGGTGCTGGTCAACCCAGACCGGCTGCGCCACTACCGTTTGTCGCTGCGTGAGGTGCTCGAGTCGATTGAGCGCAACAACGCCAACTCGGGGGGCGGTCTGCTGCGCTCCTCGGCCGAGCAGTACCTGATCCGTGGCGTGGGCCTGATCCAGACGGCCGACGACATCGGCAACATCATCTTGAAAGAGTCGGGTGATGTGCCGGTGTTCGTGCGCGATGTGGCGCAAGTTCAAATCGGTGCTGCCGTGCGCCAAGGCGCCATTGTGCGCAATGGTGAGACCGAGGCCGTGGCCGGTATCGTGATGATGCTGCGCGGCGCCAACGCCAAAGAGGTGGTGGGCCGGGTCAAGACCAAGGTCAATGAAATCAACCAAAAGGGCATGCTGCCCGGTGGCCTGCAGATCGAAGCTTTCTACGACCGCACCGAGTTGGTCGATTCGGCCTTGTGGATGGTGACCAAGGTGCTGCTGGAAGGCATTGTTTTCATCATCATCATTTTGTTGTTGTTCTTGGGCGATGTGCGCTCTAGTCTGGTGGTGGTGGCCACGATTGTCATCACGCCCTTGGTCACCTTCATGATGATGAACCATTTGGGCCTCTCGGCCAACCTCATGTCGCTCGGGGGCTTGGCCATCGCGATTGGCCTGATGGTGGACGGCACGGTGGTGGTGGTTGAAAACGTCTTCCACAAATTGGGCCAAGCCGGATCCAGCCGGGAGTCCAGGCTGCGAACCATCCTGGAGGCCACCAGTGAAATCGCCAAGCCCACGGTGTATGGCATGTCCATCATCATCTTGGTGTTCCTGCCCCTGATGACCTTGACGGGCATGGAAGGCAAGATGTTTGCGCCTTTGGCCCTGACCATTGCGATCGCATTGGCCGTGTCCTTGGTGGTGTCGCTGTTTTTGTCGCCGGTGCTGTGCAGCTATGTGCTGCGTGGCGGCAGCGACCACGACACCAAGCCGATCGCCTTTTTGAAGCGCCATTACCTGACGGTTTTGCATGTGGCCTTGGGCGCTGAAAAGAAGACGATCGCGATTGCTGTGGTCTTGTTGGTCGGCTCTTTGTCTTTGTTTCCGCTGCTTGGCAAAAGCTTCATCCCCACCATGAAAGAGGGCAACATCGTTCCTCAATTGATTCGTGTGCCCAGCATTGCTTTGGACGAGTCGCTCAAGGTGGAATTTGAGGCGATGAAAATCGTCTCGCAAGTGCCAGGCGTCAAATCGGTGGTGGCCAAATTGGGCCGAGGTGAATCATTGGCCGACCCTGTCGGCCCCAACGAATCCGATCCGATCGTGGTGATTGACCGCGAAGCCGGTCGCACCCAGACCGAGATCGAAGAAGACATTCGCAAAGCGCTCGCGGTGTTGCCTGGGGTGCAGGTCATCATGAACCAGCCCATCGCACAACGGGTGGACGAAATGGTGACCGGTGTGCGCTCGCAATTGGCCATCAAGGTGTTTGGCGATGATTTGGCCGAGCTCAAGCGCATCTCCGAAGAGGTCGCTCGCATCACCAGCACCGTGCCTGGCGCCATTGACTTGCGTGTGGAACGCTTGTCGGGGCAGCAGACCTTGACCATTGAAATTGACCGGCAATCGATCGCCCGGTATGGCATCAATGTCTCGGATGTCAACGACTTGATCGAAACCGCGTTTGGCGGCAACGAGGTGGGACAGTTGTATGAAGGGCAAAGGCGCTTTGCCATTGTGGTGCGGTACCCGAGCGAGTACCGCAATTCGATTCAAGCCATCCGCAACACCACCTTGAAAACCAGCGACGGCACCCTGGTGCCCTTGTCGGCCGTGGCCAGCATCGAACTGCTGGACAGTCCTCCCACCATCAGCCGTGAATTTGGCAAACGCCGTGTGGTGGTGGGTGCTAACGTCAGTGGCCGGGATTTGGGGGGCTTTGTGCAAGAAGTCCAGCGGCGCGTGGATGCCGAGTTGACTTTGCCCGATGGCTACTACTTGTCTTGGGGTGGACAGTTTGAAAACATGGAGCGCGCCATGGCCACACTGACGGTCATTGTGCCGCTCACCATTGCTGCGATTTTCTTCTTGCTCTTCATGCTGTTCAACTCGGTACGGTTGGCTTCTTTGATCATTTTGGTTTTGCCGTTTGCATCGATCGGTGGTGTCATTGCCCTGTTTGTTTCGGGCGAATACATCAGCGTACCGGCCTCGGTCGGCTTCATTGCCTTGTGGGGCATTGCGGTGCTCAATGGTGTGGTGCTGGTCAGCTCGATTCGCAAATTGCGCGAAGACGGCATGGCGGTTGCTGCAGCGGTTCGCGAGGGTTGCGTGCAACGCTTCAGACCAGTGCTCATGACGGCAACTGTGGCGATGCTGGCATTGGTCCCCTTCCTGTTTGCCACAGGCCCCGGATCAGAAGTTCAACGTCCTTTGGCCGTGGTGGTCATCGGGGGTCTGATTTCTTCTACTTTACTGACTTTGGTCGTCTTGCCCGCTCTTTACAGGTGGTTTGATGATGTGCCACAAGAAGCTTGA
- a CDS encoding P-II family nitrogen regulator: protein MKEVRAIIRPNRRERLREALRAIPNFPGVSMFSAQGFTAPASVDKRSVRDELTDFTEKYMVCVLCPDDMVETIRNVIIKSCTTGQIGDGLVWVLDVATVHRIRNGEPMA, encoded by the coding sequence ATGAAAGAAGTACGCGCCATCATTCGCCCCAATCGCCGAGAGCGTTTGCGAGAAGCTTTGCGGGCAATCCCTAATTTTCCCGGAGTGTCTATGTTCAGTGCGCAGGGCTTCACAGCCCCGGCCTCTGTCGATAAACGCAGTGTGCGTGACGAGTTGACCGACTTCACAGAGAAGTACATGGTCTGTGTCCTATGCCCCGATGACATGGTGGAAACCATACGGAATGTCATCATCAAATCGTGCACCACCGGTCAAATCGGCGATGGCTTGGTCTGGGTGTTGGATGTGGCCACAGTTCATCGCATTCGCAACGGCGAGCCCATGGCCTGA
- a CDS encoding putative selenate ABC transporter substrate-binding protein: protein MNLNVIAHLRTKACLGLLALFAMTHASAQTTLRVTTIPEEAATEQVRKFTPLANYLEKQLGMKVQFTPVTDYPAAVESLVNKKVDLVWFGGFTFVQASIRSGGKIVPIAQREEDTRFQSVFIAKTNSGIKSLADMKGKQVSFGSQSSTSGHLMPRSFLLQANIDPEKDFKRIAYSGAHDATIASVVSGKVDAAALDITVWRKFVAENKVNTQDVNVFFTTAPYFNYNWSVHADMPADVREKIKAALLALNPANPEHAEILKLNRSTRYISTTPENYKGLESAARSAGLL, encoded by the coding sequence ATGAACCTGAACGTTATCGCCCATCTTCGTACCAAAGCATGCTTGGGCTTGCTGGCCTTGTTTGCCATGACCCACGCCAGTGCCCAAACCACGCTGCGCGTGACCACCATCCCCGAAGAAGCGGCCACCGAGCAGGTGCGCAAGTTCACGCCCTTGGCTAATTACCTGGAAAAGCAGCTGGGCATGAAGGTGCAATTCACCCCCGTGACCGATTACCCCGCTGCCGTAGAGTCTTTGGTGAACAAAAAGGTGGACCTCGTCTGGTTCGGTGGCTTCACCTTTGTGCAAGCGAGCATCCGCTCGGGCGGCAAGATCGTGCCCATCGCCCAGCGCGAAGAAGACACGCGCTTTCAGTCGGTGTTCATCGCCAAGACCAACTCGGGCATCAAATCTTTGGCCGACATGAAGGGCAAGCAAGTGTCGTTCGGCTCGCAAAGCAGCACCTCGGGCCACCTGATGCCGCGCAGCTTTTTGCTGCAAGCCAACATCGACCCTGAAAAAGACTTCAAACGCATCGCCTACAGCGGTGCGCACGACGCCACCATTGCTTCTGTCGTTAGCGGCAAGGTCGATGCCGCGGCGCTGGACATCACGGTTTGGCGCAAGTTTGTTGCTGAGAACAAGGTCAACACGCAAGACGTGAACGTGTTCTTCACCACCGCGCCTTACTTCAATTACAACTGGTCGGTTCATGCCGACATGCCCGCCGATGTGCGCGAAAAAATCAAGGCCGCCTTGTTGGCCCTGAACCCCGCCAACCCCGAGCACGCTGAGATCTTGAAGCTCAACCGCTCGACCCGCTACATCTCCACCACGCCCGAGAACTACAAGGGCCTGGAGTCGGCCGCTCGCAGCGCAGGTCTGCTGTAA
- a CDS encoding ATP-binding cassette domain-containing protein has protein sequence MKIELSALEARHPAALAGAPAALRALNLRFSAGEQVAIIGPSGAGKTTLLQVLACAQRPTQGSLQLSDVNPWTQSAGALRRLRGQLFLAPQVPPLPPRQRVVTSVLAGRLPSMGLWASLRSLFYPADIPSAYEALVHFDLGDKLFERVDHLSGGERQRVGLARALLAPASLWLIDEPLSALDPMRARMAMTALVGLAAERQVTLVATLHQVDMALAHFPRIIGLRDGQMEFDLPSAQVSREHLAHLYDQYEHELRGEAPMHLDEPASAATAPAVMHCR, from the coding sequence GTGAAGATCGAACTCTCGGCCCTGGAGGCGCGGCACCCGGCAGCCTTGGCGGGCGCGCCAGCGGCCTTGCGGGCTTTGAACCTGCGCTTTAGCGCAGGCGAGCAAGTGGCCATCATTGGCCCATCGGGCGCAGGCAAGACCACCTTGCTGCAGGTGCTGGCCTGTGCGCAGCGGCCCACCCAAGGCAGCTTGCAGTTGTCGGACGTGAACCCTTGGACACAATCGGCGGGCGCGCTGCGCCGTTTGCGCGGCCAGTTGTTTCTGGCCCCGCAGGTGCCGCCGTTGCCGCCGCGCCAACGCGTGGTGACCTCGGTGCTGGCCGGGCGTTTGCCCAGCATGGGCTTGTGGGCCAGTTTGCGCTCGCTGTTTTACCCGGCCGACATTCCTTCCGCCTACGAAGCTTTGGTGCACTTTGATTTGGGCGACAAATTGTTCGAACGGGTGGACCATTTGTCGGGTGGTGAGCGCCAGCGCGTGGGCCTGGCACGCGCCCTGCTGGCCCCTGCCAGCCTGTGGCTGATCGACGAGCCTTTGTCAGCACTTGACCCGATGCGCGCCCGCATGGCCATGACGGCCTTGGTGGGCTTGGCCGCCGAACGCCAAGTGACGCTGGTGGCCACCTTGCACCAAGTGGACATGGCCTTGGCGCACTTTCCGCGCATCATTGGGCTGCGCGATGGTCAGATGGAGTTTGACTTGCCTTCTGCACAAGTCAGCCGCGAGCACTTGGCCCACCTGTATGACCAGTACGAACACGAGCTGCGCGGCGAAGCGCCGATGCACTTGGACGAGCCGGCCTCGGCAGCGACTGCGCCAGCTGTGATGCATTGCCGCTGA
- a CDS encoding ABC transporter permease, with protein sequence MPDPQPAGLPPASSRSGAPVRDPAFLSRVFWLSLALVLLWPLGVATEFRPWVLWAPENRKVTADFVASFWPLVHNAEFMDMVVRETWRTVAMATAGVTLALVLAVPLGLMATRVLSLSALSGRMDRWPAVVRWCVRATLIVLRSVPELVWALVFVRVVGLGPTAGVLAIALTYGGMLGKVYAEILESGESHATQTLMRNGSGRLQAFVYALLPSHAAELASYTVYRWECAIRSSVVLGFVGAGGLGQQLDNSMKMFNGGEVATLLLVFIALVALADRVSAWLRKALA encoded by the coding sequence ATGCCCGACCCGCAGCCTGCTGGTTTGCCGCCGGCCAGCTCGCGCTCGGGTGCGCCTGTGCGAGACCCGGCTTTTTTGTCTCGGGTGTTTTGGCTGAGCCTGGCGCTGGTCTTGCTCTGGCCGCTCGGCGTGGCCACCGAGTTCCGTCCGTGGGTGCTGTGGGCGCCCGAGAACCGCAAGGTCACGGCCGATTTTGTGGCCAGCTTTTGGCCGCTGGTGCACAACGCCGAATTCATGGACATGGTGGTGCGCGAAACCTGGCGCACCGTGGCCATGGCCACCGCAGGCGTCACGCTGGCGCTGGTGCTGGCCGTGCCTTTGGGCCTGATGGCCACCCGGGTGTTGTCGCTGTCGGCCTTGTCGGGCCGCATGGACCGCTGGCCTGCGGTGGTGCGTTGGTGCGTGCGGGCCACTTTGATCGTGCTGCGCAGCGTGCCCGAGCTGGTGTGGGCACTGGTGTTTGTGCGCGTGGTGGGCTTGGGGCCCACGGCGGGTGTGCTGGCCATTGCGCTGACCTACGGCGGCATGCTGGGCAAGGTGTATGCCGAAATTTTGGAAAGTGGCGAAAGCCACGCCACCCAAACCCTGATGCGCAACGGCAGTGGCCGCCTGCAGGCCTTTGTGTACGCCTTGCTGCCCAGCCACGCCGCTGAGTTGGCCTCTTACACGGTGTACCGCTGGGAATGCGCCATCCGATCATCCGTGGTGCTGGGCTTTGTGGGCGCGGGTGGCTTGGGCCAGCAACTGGACAACTCGATGAAGATGTTCAATGGCGGCGAAGTGGCCACCTTGCTGCTGGTGTTCATTGCCTTGGTGGCGCTGGCCGACCGGGTGAGCGCGTGGTTGCGAAAGGCTTTGGCATGA
- the phnE gene encoding phosphonate ABC transporter, permease protein PhnE has product MKPTPSNPASALVNRVSREAANPPYKLPPPLFDARCRACWFSAALLVLVVASFVSLDLDWSAFASMEAARSMGRFVAEFFPPDLSPVFVNKVAWAAWETLAMSALGTVMAAALGLALAVPASRMSAQDPAWLRSPTRWLLNALRAIPELVWAALLLISAGLGPMAGTLALALHTSGVLGRLFAEAMENIPTGPGDALRTQGVGPLRVFFYATLPQVLPQLMSYTLYRWENNIRAAAVLGVVGAGGLGQMLSFHMGLFHMNKTATILGAMLLMVACVDALSFAARRWLTR; this is encoded by the coding sequence ATGAAACCCACGCCTTCGAACCCGGCCTCTGCCTTGGTCAACCGTGTTTCGCGTGAGGCGGCCAACCCGCCCTACAAATTACCCCCGCCCTTGTTTGACGCCCGCTGCCGCGCCTGCTGGTTCTCAGCGGCCTTGCTGGTGTTGGTGGTGGCCAGCTTTGTGTCGCTCGACTTGGATTGGTCGGCCTTTGCATCGATGGAAGCGGCGCGCAGCATGGGCCGCTTTGTGGCCGAGTTTTTCCCGCCCGATCTGTCGCCCGTGTTTGTCAACAAAGTGGCTTGGGCCGCTTGGGAAACCCTGGCCATGTCGGCGCTGGGCACCGTGATGGCCGCGGCGCTCGGCCTGGCGCTGGCAGTGCCCGCCAGCCGCATGTCCGCCCAAGACCCGGCTTGGCTGCGCAGTCCCACGCGCTGGTTGCTCAATGCCCTGCGCGCCATTCCTGAATTGGTGTGGGCCGCATTGCTGTTGATCTCTGCGGGCTTGGGCCCCATGGCGGGCACCTTGGCGCTGGCGCTGCACACCAGCGGCGTGCTGGGGCGGCTGTTTGCCGAGGCCATGGAGAACATCCCCACTGGCCCCGGTGACGCCTTGCGCACCCAAGGCGTGGGGCCGCTGCGCGTTTTCTTTTACGCCACTTTGCCCCAGGTCTTGCCGCAGCTCATGAGCTACACGCTCTACCGCTGGGAAAACAACATCCGCGCCGCCGCCGTGCTGGGCGTGGTGGGCGCGGGGGGCTTGGGCCAAATGCTGTCCTTCCACATGGGCCTGTTCCACATGAACAAAACCGCGACCATTTTGGGCGCGATGCTGCTCATGGTGGCGTGCGTGGATGCGCTGAGCTTTGCAGCCAGACGCTGGTTGACACGGTAA
- a CDS encoding LysE family transporter yields the protein MVFSLPTFTAGMVLSISLIMAIGPQNAHVLRMGLQRQHLWLTVAVCAVADIALIGLGVLSLAQLGGLSDKLHGALVGAGMLFLTVYGWQAFQRFLHPTALVLNQPEEAKAEAGARAGRVQAAPVTRRQALLSALAFSWLNPHAWLDTAVLIGTASLAYGQGSTTFGLGAAAGSLLWFMSLGVAAFWLGRRLNSLHVWRALDAGVALMMWGTVVWLALSLVS from the coding sequence ATGGTTTTCAGCCTTCCCACTTTCACCGCCGGCATGGTGCTCAGCATCTCCTTGATCATGGCCATCGGCCCCCAAAACGCCCATGTGTTGCGCATGGGCCTGCAGCGCCAGCACCTGTGGTTGACGGTGGCGGTGTGCGCGGTGGCCGACATCGCGCTGATTGGTCTGGGCGTGCTCAGCCTCGCTCAGCTGGGCGGCCTATCAGACAAATTGCACGGCGCCTTGGTCGGTGCGGGCATGTTGTTTTTGACTGTCTATGGCTGGCAAGCGTTTCAGCGGTTTTTGCACCCTACAGCCTTGGTGCTGAACCAGCCCGAAGAGGCCAAGGCTGAGGCGGGGGCTCGCGCAGGGCGTGTGCAGGCGGCCCCCGTCACACGCCGTCAGGCCTTGCTGTCGGCGCTGGCCTTTTCATGGCTCAACCCGCATGCCTGGTTGGACACGGCGGTGTTGATCGGCACCGCTTCGCTGGCCTATGGACAAGGCAGCACCACCTTTGGCTTGGGCGCGGCCGCTGGCTCTTTGTTGTGGTTCATGAGCTTGGGCGTGGCCGCCTTTTGGCTGGGTCGGCGTCTGAACTCGCTGCACGTTTGGCGCGCACTCGATGCGGGTGTGGCCTTGATGATGTGGGGCACCGTGGTGTGGTTGGCATTGAGCTTGGTGTCTTGA
- a CDS encoding HTH-type transcriptional regulator ArgP produces MLDARQLEALAAVVEHGGFGAAAQALSITLAAVSLRIKALEESLGQRLLVRGKQVRATPAGQALLAHIKQVRMMEADVLGGLQGTSSHSGARKVVRWQSLSVAINADSVDSWFLPGVAAMLLRHHVLLDIMIDDQDHTHDALKCGDVMGCVTTLAEPMRGCVAEPLGLMRYRCVATPEVLKRCRTSAGAVTVHKLLTQPAVIFNRKDALQDTFLVQHFGLQQPHYPRHFAPAVGAFETAIELGLGWGMVPEQHLAQRPTLQELLPGATVDVALYWQHWAREAPSAQRLTQAVKAAAALHLRQA; encoded by the coding sequence ATGCTCGACGCCCGTCAACTTGAAGCCCTGGCCGCCGTGGTCGAACACGGCGGCTTTGGCGCGGCGGCGCAAGCCTTGTCCATCACGCTGGCGGCGGTGTCTTTGCGCATCAAGGCACTCGAAGAAAGCCTGGGCCAGCGCTTGCTGGTGCGTGGCAAGCAGGTGCGGGCCACCCCCGCCGGACAGGCCTTGCTGGCCCACATCAAGCAAGTGCGCATGATGGAAGCCGATGTGCTGGGCGGGCTGCAGGGCACGTCCAGCCACAGTGGGGCACGCAAGGTAGTGCGTTGGCAGTCGCTCAGCGTGGCCATCAACGCCGATTCGGTGGACAGCTGGTTTTTGCCGGGCGTGGCCGCGATGCTGTTGCGCCACCATGTGCTGCTCGACATCATGATCGACGACCAGGACCACACGCACGACGCACTCAAATGCGGCGATGTCATGGGCTGCGTGACCACCTTGGCCGAGCCGATGCGCGGCTGCGTGGCCGAGCCCTTAGGGCTCATGCGTTACCGCTGTGTGGCCACCCCGGAGGTGCTCAAGCGCTGCCGCACCAGCGCCGGTGCGGTGACGGTGCACAAACTGCTGACCCAACCGGCCGTGATTTTTAACCGCAAGGACGCCTTGCAAGACACGTTTTTGGTCCAACACTTTGGCCTGCAGCAACCCCATTACCCGCGCCACTTTGCCCCTGCCGTGGGAGCGTTTGAGACCGCCATCGAGCTGGGCCTGGGCTGGGGCATGGTGCCCGAGCAGCACCTCGCCCAACGCCCGACGCTGCAAGAACTGCTGCCGGGCGCCACGGTGGATGTGGCCCTGTATTGGCAGCACTGGGCCCGCGAGGCCCCGTCAGCGCAGCGCCTGACCCAGGCGGTCAAGGCCGCAGCGGCGCTGCATTTGCGTCAGGCGTGA
- a CDS encoding DUF4041 domain-containing protein — protein sequence MALGDYFKGPQHKANAARLEAELQDQHKRSQADLQSLQTKFDQLERKALEIGLLDLLAVQKKIQDQESMLAEAKSNVDAALAELQAADSTLQEVRKQILVAEDTVELETFSLYHPKYQFTNSAEYKERLDAIREVQKQTARGLSAEVDAWDNQAVQLTKAEWKKLRKDALKLALRAFNSESEYCVDKVKFNNVERMEERIRKSFETCNKLLKNVGVWWKDVVLEDKLKELNLAHEYQMKRQEEKEVARQAREDQREQEKLEKEIREARAKIEKDRSHFIRALQRLQLRLAEATNQQEYEDLQVRIDEISTQNSKLDEEEKQLDYREQNARAGYVYVISNIGAFGQGVYKIGMTRRLEPIERVDELGDASVPFRFDVHALVFSDNAPALEAKLHAHFAAGRLNKVNGRKEFFQADLKEIEAVIRANYDAVVEVTHAAPAEQYRESLRLTMPLDSIQASELVAAGLDRGGI from the coding sequence ATGGCACTCGGCGACTACTTCAAAGGTCCTCAACACAAGGCCAACGCGGCACGGCTTGAGGCTGAACTTCAGGATCAACACAAACGATCTCAAGCAGATCTGCAGTCGTTGCAGACAAAGTTTGACCAATTGGAAAGAAAAGCGCTGGAAATAGGGCTGCTAGATCTTTTGGCTGTCCAGAAAAAGATTCAGGATCAGGAGTCGATGCTGGCGGAGGCTAAGTCCAATGTCGACGCGGCTCTGGCAGAACTCCAGGCGGCTGATTCAACGCTTCAAGAAGTACGAAAGCAGATTCTGGTAGCTGAGGATACCGTCGAGCTGGAAACTTTTTCGCTGTATCACCCCAAGTATCAATTCACAAACAGCGCCGAGTACAAGGAGCGGCTGGATGCGATCCGAGAGGTTCAGAAGCAGACCGCGAGGGGTTTGAGTGCAGAAGTCGATGCCTGGGACAACCAGGCTGTTCAGCTAACAAAAGCTGAATGGAAGAAGCTGCGAAAGGATGCTCTCAAGTTGGCGCTTCGAGCCTTCAACAGCGAGAGTGAGTATTGCGTCGACAAAGTGAAATTCAACAACGTGGAGAGGATGGAGGAGCGCATCCGCAAGTCGTTTGAGACCTGCAACAAACTTTTGAAGAATGTCGGTGTTTGGTGGAAAGACGTTGTCTTGGAGGACAAGCTTAAGGAGCTTAATCTTGCGCACGAGTACCAGATGAAACGGCAGGAGGAAAAGGAGGTTGCGCGGCAGGCGCGGGAAGACCAGCGGGAGCAGGAAAAACTCGAGAAAGAAATCCGGGAAGCGCGCGCCAAGATCGAGAAGGATCGTAGCCACTTCATCAGGGCTCTACAAAGGCTGCAGCTACGTTTAGCGGAGGCCACCAATCAGCAGGAATACGAAGATCTGCAAGTCCGCATCGATGAGATCAGTACCCAAAACAGCAAGCTGGACGAAGAGGAAAAGCAGCTTGACTACCGTGAGCAAAATGCACGTGCCGGCTACGTCTACGTGATCTCAAACATCGGCGCGTTTGGTCAGGGGGTCTACAAGATCGGTATGACCCGGCGCCTCGAGCCCATTGAGCGTGTGGACGAATTGGGCGACGCTTCAGTACCATTCCGATTCGATGTTCATGCGCTTGTTTTCTCAGACAACGCGCCGGCTCTGGAGGCTAAGCTCCACGCACATTTCGCGGCCGGACGGCTCAACAAGGTCAATGGGCGCAAGGAGTTTTTCCAGGCTGACCTCAAGGAAATCGAGGCTGTGATCCGAGCAAACTACGATGCAGTAGTTGAAGTGACCCACGCCGCGCCTGCAGAGCAGTACCGTGAGAGCCTAAGACTGACGATGCCACTGGACTCAATACAAGCGTCAGAGCTCGTCGCTGCGGGGCTTGATCGGGGTGGCATTTAG
- a CDS encoding helix-turn-helix transcriptional regulator has product MSSKPPIVFPQEQTLLTALGERLRLARLRRKLSTAVVAQRAGMSRTSVYKVEAGDAGATLGTYLRVLAVLGLQADFNALAADDKVGRKLQDLALAPSPAARRQRRASVLSTDAANSTSEGPP; this is encoded by the coding sequence ATGTCTAGCAAGCCACCCATTGTTTTCCCTCAAGAGCAAACACTGCTCACGGCCTTGGGCGAGCGCCTGCGGCTGGCGCGTTTGCGCCGCAAACTGAGCACGGCCGTGGTGGCGCAGCGGGCAGGCATGTCACGCACTTCGGTCTACAAGGTCGAGGCCGGCGATGCGGGTGCCACTTTGGGCACTTATCTGCGCGTGCTGGCGGTGCTTGGGCTGCAGGCAGATTTCAACGCCTTGGCCGCCGACGACAAAGTGGGGCGCAAGTTGCAGGATTTGGCTTTGGCCCCATCGCCTGCAGCGCGACGCCAGCGCCGTGCCAGCGTGCTCTCCACCGACGCTGCCAACAGCACTTCTGAGGGGCCGCCATGA